A stretch of Chloroflexota bacterium DNA encodes these proteins:
- a CDS encoding glycoside hydrolase family 2 yields the protein AYNSGEARQRWEFHDFQPQETFEIARIDRGDTIEAFVSNSQAYQANLLRFATEAYRRRKYDQVQGIFQFMFVDDWPSITWAVVDYYRRPKLGYAYLRTAMQPVLPSIDAALPDRLDRATWVYRDPTRFWFTLWVVNDLHRPFPGAMLRWEIRMGDRSVMGGQERVDVQSDASQEITTITNLSLPSGDYELRVQLLSETGQRLGENRLAFRIAASK from the coding sequence TGGCATACAACAGCGGCGAGGCGCGACAGCGCTGGGAATTCCATGACTTCCAGCCGCAGGAGACCTTCGAGATCGCCCGGATCGATCGGGGGGATACCATCGAGGCGTTCGTCTCCAACTCGCAGGCGTACCAAGCCAACCTGCTGCGCTTCGCGACGGAGGCATACCGCCGCCGCAAATACGATCAGGTCCAGGGCATCTTCCAGTTCATGTTCGTGGATGACTGGCCGAGCATCACATGGGCCGTTGTCGACTACTACCGGCGCCCCAAGCTCGGCTACGCCTATCTGCGGACGGCCATGCAACCGGTGCTCCCCAGCATCGACGCCGCGCTGCCCGACCGCCTGGACCGGGCCACATGGGTCTACCGGGACCCCACGCGGTTCTGGTTCACCCTGTGGGTGGTGAACGACCTGCACCGTCCCTTCCCGGGCGCCATGCTACGCTGGGAGATCCGCATGGGCGATCGTTCCGTGATGGGAGGACAGGAGCGTGTGGATGTTCAATCGGACGCCTCCCAGGAGATCACGACGATCACGAACCTGAGCCTGCCATCGGGCGATTACGAGCTGCGGGTGCAGCTGCTGAGCGAGACCGGCCAACGCCTGGGGGAGAACCGGCTGGCCTTCCGGATCGCCGCATCTAAATGA
- a CDS encoding ABC transporter permease translates to MYSLSNLIAIAYFRVRGNLGHRLALALGVLLAALVVSASILYAEAAGLAVLRDRLSQAQTRYDLIVKGTRELVDPRSYEETTRLLSEQIPTAIGIPITVQGRHGLSRSLVMVREGEQARGNYVNLPRARVQFYADYQGLVDVVEGRWPEPVRDPQRDLEALITRDFAEKMKLSVGDRVRLELFQGQERPQGVWVRVVGITAPRAQPDTRALYYAPHFLDESFLVPEETFFRALTVAIVPAQAEFTWVYNLDIGQITVDNAAAVLAGIDRYRFLVTSQLDDIQFLTTLDNALQDYRKNTAVLRAMLLLFGAPVVGIAFYYVVMAASLIVFTQREEIGVLKSRGASTSQILLLYVFEIFALALLAVLIVPPLAIPVAQAIAHASSFLRFDLPRSVPVTLRPAIRGYVLLTALLAGLAILLPVIRASRESIVTVKQSRARPRETRLAHRVYLDILLLILAAIGYRTLTQSGSIVTRGSGGELQIDPLLLATPVVAAAGLGLFFLRVAPWLLRGLAWMAAHSDGLILVTAWRELSRRSDVAYGSLLLLLIFTLALGLFTASVAGTFDLNYAHQALYRAGTDLRVSHFNFEALRWEIKPLDWYTSLPGVRAVSPALRVRLVGRPAEVRAKGTLLAVDPETFAEAAWWRDDFASTSLAALLDVLRQNPRGVWASQGFGRRYRLQPGDSFDMDVDGIRVDFVFLGEIRYFPTLDPTKGDFVVANLNYVQEATGFPPGEAWLKISGGQRARERVKAILNGLGDTLNLADGHELAGIRGDDPLRTGLFGALSVGFIVATLLSVLGFLLYAYVTIRARMLQFGVLRAQGLLSGQLAALLAVEQITLVGLGVLTGTALGVGSSDLFTRFLRVSIIAREAVPPFQIVTPWGLMARVYLILALILLAGLVTTMMMLRRLQVYAILRLGEA, encoded by the coding sequence ATGTACTCGCTGTCCAATCTCATCGCCATCGCCTATTTCCGTGTCCGGGGGAACCTCGGCCATCGCCTCGCTCTGGCCCTGGGCGTGCTGCTGGCCGCGCTCGTCGTCAGCGCCAGCATCCTCTACGCCGAGGCTGCCGGCCTCGCCGTCCTGCGGGATCGGCTGTCGCAGGCCCAGACACGGTACGATCTCATCGTCAAGGGGACCCGAGAGCTGGTGGATCCCCGAAGCTATGAGGAGACCACCCGGCTCCTCTCGGAGCAGATCCCGACGGCCATCGGGATCCCGATCACCGTCCAGGGTCGCCACGGCCTGTCGCGATCGCTGGTCATGGTGCGCGAGGGAGAGCAGGCTCGGGGCAATTATGTGAACCTCCCCCGGGCCCGGGTACAGTTCTACGCCGACTACCAGGGGCTGGTGGATGTCGTCGAGGGGCGATGGCCCGAGCCGGTACGGGATCCCCAGCGGGATCTGGAGGCGCTCATCACCCGCGACTTCGCGGAGAAGATGAAGCTGTCCGTCGGGGATCGAGTCCGCCTGGAGCTTTTCCAGGGGCAGGAGCGGCCCCAGGGCGTGTGGGTGCGCGTCGTGGGCATCACCGCGCCGCGCGCCCAACCGGACACCCGGGCCCTGTACTACGCCCCGCATTTCCTGGACGAGAGCTTTCTGGTCCCCGAGGAGACGTTCTTTCGCGCCCTGACCGTGGCCATCGTCCCGGCGCAGGCGGAGTTCACCTGGGTGTACAACCTGGACATCGGGCAGATCACCGTGGACAACGCCGCGGCCGTCCTGGCGGGCATCGACCGCTACCGATTCCTGGTGACCAGCCAGCTGGACGATATCCAGTTTCTGACCACGCTGGACAACGCGCTCCAGGATTACCGGAAGAACACGGCCGTTCTGAGAGCGATGCTCCTGCTCTTCGGCGCGCCGGTTGTGGGCATCGCCTTCTATTACGTGGTGATGGCGGCCAGCCTCATCGTGTTCACCCAACGAGAGGAGATCGGGGTGCTCAAGAGCCGGGGCGCCAGCACCTCTCAGATCCTCCTCCTCTACGTCTTCGAGATATTCGCCCTGGCTCTGCTCGCCGTCCTGATCGTGCCCCCGCTGGCGATCCCGGTCGCCCAGGCCATCGCCCACGCCAGCAGCTTCCTGCGGTTCGATCTGCCTCGCTCGGTGCCCGTGACGTTGCGCCCGGCCATTCGCGGGTACGTGCTACTGACCGCGCTGCTAGCCGGCCTGGCCATCCTCTTGCCCGTGATCCGGGCCTCCCGGGAGAGCATCGTGACGGTGAAGCAAAGTCGCGCCCGCCCACGGGAAACCCGGCTGGCCCATCGCGTCTACCTGGATATCCTGCTGCTGATCCTGGCGGCGATCGGCTACCGCACGTTGACCCAGAGCGGGTCCATCGTCACGCGAGGGTCGGGCGGCGAGCTTCAGATCGATCCATTGCTGCTGGCCACGCCCGTGGTGGCGGCCGCCGGGCTGGGGCTCTTCTTCCTGCGCGTGGCGCCGTGGCTCCTGCGTGGCCTGGCGTGGATGGCCGCTCACTCGGATGGGCTGATCCTGGTCACCGCCTGGCGGGAGCTGAGCCGGCGCAGCGACGTGGCCTACGGGAGCCTGCTCCTGCTGCTGATCTTCACGCTGGCATTGGGGCTGTTCACCGCCTCCGTAGCGGGCACCTTCGACCTGAACTACGCCCATCAGGCTCTCTACCGCGCGGGGACGGATCTACGCGTGAGCCATTTCAACTTCGAGGCGCTGCGTTGGGAGATCAAGCCACTGGATTGGTACACCTCGCTGCCCGGCGTGCGGGCGGTCAGTCCGGCCCTGCGCGTCCGTCTGGTAGGGCGGCCCGCCGAGGTCCGGGCGAAGGGCACCCTGCTGGCCGTGGACCCAGAGACCTTTGCGGAGGCCGCGTGGTGGCGGGACGACTTCGCCTCCACCTCCCTGGCCGCCCTGCTGGACGTCCTGCGGCAAAACCCCAGGGGTGTATGGGCCAGCCAGGGCTTCGGCCGTCGGTACCGACTGCAGCCGGGCGATTCCTTTGACATGGACGTGGACGGGATACGCGTGGACTTCGTCTTCCTGGGGGAGATCCGCTACTTCCCCACGCTGGATCCGACGAAGGGGGACTTCGTCGTCGCGAACCTGAACTACGTCCAGGAGGCCACGGGGTTCCCGCCCGGGGAGGCGTGGCTGAAGATCTCGGGCGGCCAGCGCGCCCGAGAGCGCGTGAAGGCGATCCTGAACGGCCTGGGAGACACGCTCAACCTGGCGGATGGACACGAGCTCGCGGGCATCCGCGGCGACGACCCGCTGCGCACAGGGCTTTTCGGGGCGCTCTCCGTCGGGTTCATCGTGGCCACATTGCTCAGCGTCCTGGGGTTTCTCCTGTATGCTTATGTGACCATCCGGGCGCGCATGCTGCAGTTCGGCGTCCTGCGAGCACAGGGACTCCTCTCCGGGCAGCTGGCTGCCCTGCTGGCCGTGGAGCAGATCACCCTGGTGGGGCTGGGTGTGCTCACCGGCACGGCGCTAGGGGTGGGCAGCTCCGATCTCTTCACCCGTTTCCTGCGCGTCAGCATCATCGCCCGGGAGGCCGTCCCGCCCTTCCAGATCGTCACTCCCTGGGGACTGATGGCCCGCGTGTACCTGATCCTGGCGCTGATCCTGCTAGCCGGGCTCGTGACCACCATGATGATGCTGCGGCGCCTGCAGGTCTACGCGATCTTGCGGCTGGGGGAGGCATGA